A section of the Coprothermobacter sp. genome encodes:
- a CDS encoding ABC transporter substrate-binding protein: MELHVTIQSLRGGSMLNTRRLLAVVLALLVAFTSVLAAVPATKAESMTTIEVYIGKNTGTVNGTTTTLEQGAVIKNGRTLVPLRFITEAMGATLAWDAATRTANITLAENKIALTIDKTVAKVNDYDVALDAAATIINGKTVVPVRFVAESMGATTTWDAALKKVTVQFSMDWLKNKAIVPFWEAMAAALGQSLTGLTKEFNATHPSMEVQLVQMANYNTLQTKTIGAIAAKDPPLIAQAYENWAAQYATGFYLSTFDSYINGANGLSKAEVADFFPKMWDSSKLADGKRYMMPFNKSNIVIYYNKDMFKEAGITRAPATWQEFADDCAKLNKTNDKGEQIQWGASHTPSVDLWYSLVYAYGGKVLSDTYDNVLFANNNGVKAGTQLFADLYAKKFMHYTTAYGDQSDLGVGKAGMYMGSVVGRSYVEAAIGGKFELGEAPLPAGPAGQAAALYGTNIVMFGNAPKYTQRQKDAAWAYIKWFTSPHTQAVWAAQTGYLPARQSSLEDPVLIAAYAAKPETRSGLEQLSGSVLQPPTAGWNSARTKISANLQNIYLGKVSVADGLKKMALDVQAVIRK, translated from the coding sequence ATGGAGTTGCACGTTACTATCCAATCTCTTAGGGGAGGAAGTATGCTCAACACGCGTAGGTTGCTGGCTGTTGTACTGGCGTTGCTCGTCGCATTCACCTCGGTGCTCGCTGCTGTTCCGGCGACCAAGGCTGAGTCGATGACAACGATCGAGGTCTACATCGGTAAGAACACGGGCACTGTCAACGGAACAACCACAACGCTCGAGCAGGGCGCTGTGATTAAGAACGGCCGCACGCTGGTCCCACTGCGCTTCATCACTGAGGCCATGGGAGCCACACTGGCGTGGGACGCTGCGACCAGGACCGCCAACATCACGCTGGCGGAAAACAAGATTGCGCTGACAATTGACAAGACGGTCGCCAAGGTCAACGACTACGATGTCGCGCTGGATGCTGCTGCCACAATCATCAATGGCAAGACTGTCGTTCCTGTGCGTTTCGTTGCCGAGTCCATGGGTGCGACAACTACATGGGACGCTGCACTCAAGAAGGTCACCGTCCAGTTCTCCATGGATTGGCTGAAGAACAAGGCCATCGTCCCGTTCTGGGAAGCCATGGCCGCAGCACTCGGCCAGTCCCTCACCGGGTTGACCAAGGAGTTCAACGCCACGCATCCCAGCATGGAAGTCCAGCTGGTCCAGATGGCCAACTACAACACTCTGCAGACGAAGACCATCGGTGCTATTGCGGCTAAGGATCCACCCCTCATCGCACAGGCGTATGAGAACTGGGCTGCTCAGTATGCCACCGGGTTCTATCTCAGCACGTTCGACAGCTACATCAATGGCGCCAACGGTCTGTCGAAGGCTGAAGTCGCCGACTTCTTCCCCAAGATGTGGGATTCGTCGAAACTTGCGGACGGCAAGCGCTACATGATGCCGTTCAACAAGTCCAACATCGTCATTTACTACAACAAGGATATGTTCAAGGAAGCAGGCATCACGCGTGCACCGGCAACGTGGCAGGAGTTTGCTGACGACTGCGCCAAACTGAACAAAACCAACGACAAGGGCGAGCAGATCCAGTGGGGCGCCTCGCACACGCCATCCGTCGACCTGTGGTACTCGCTTGTCTATGCCTATGGTGGCAAAGTCCTGAGCGACACGTACGACAACGTCCTGTTTGCCAACAACAATGGCGTCAAGGCAGGGACGCAGCTGTTTGCCGACCTGTACGCCAAGAAGTTCATGCACTACACGACAGCTTATGGCGACCAGTCCGATCTGGGCGTCGGCAAGGCCGGCATGTACATGGGTTCAGTGGTCGGCCGCAGCTATGTGGAAGCCGCTATCGGCGGCAAGTTCGAGCTGGGCGAAGCACCTCTGCCCGCAGGACCTGCTGGCCAGGCCGCAGCACTCTACGGCACCAACATCGTCATGTTCGGCAATGCCCCCAAGTATACACAGCGCCAGAAGGATGCTGCATGGGCGTACATCAAGTGGTTCACCTCGCCCCATACGCAGGCTGTCTGGGCAGCACAGACTGGGTACCTGCCGGCTCGCCAGAGTTCCCTCGAGGACCCGGTCCTCATCGCGGCATACGCAGCGAAGCCCGAGACGCGTTCCGGCCTCGAGCAGCTCAGCGGTTCGGTTCTTCAACCGCCGACAGCCGGATGGAACAGCGCACGCACCAAGATCTCTGCAAACCTCCAGAACATCTACCTTGGCAAGGTGAGTGTTGCCGACGGTCTCAAGAAGATGGCCCTTGACGTCCAGGCGGTCATCCGCAAGTAA
- a CDS encoding glucosyl-3-phosphoglycerate synthase — protein sequence MTQHFVELTAPTRLMAKVAFACSAGVAGDVVLVLPRTPAEEIGRVHRLVAAARKALGATSIPFQIMEIDEAIRLATSGDPSRTLVIDLDLLRHEDIGLLESACGSSSQVIGYKLHQNPSRTSAAIFARGDSNSALAGTVVRRLTEAGVVDRTSFVHVTHAGQSATVDDSVLEAYGKVKAELPQARLAIEQAEDDVESAIEHCSLQYGLLVLGLPQHPGKHSVTQHLLAQVTAGLLRTTTVFVYARGAEVEQLSATTNVIEPWILKNTFSQDEFADIDRLLQAKRDRHVSISLVLPALNEEKTVGQVIDAFKGPLMDERPLLDEIILMDSDSGDNTRAIATARGIPVYIHQQVRPDLGAYAGKGEAMWKALFVATGDILVFVDTDLSNPHPSFVTGLVGPLLLDEHLNFIKGFYRRPVRVVNEFVEVGGGRVTELTARPLLNLWYPELGGLFQPLAGTIAARTGILRELHFLTGYGVEIGHVIEYFHKYGIDGLAQSELGEIVHRNQPLEALSKMSFQVLEAFFQLSHGLMATGMADRMNGILRQPFLSDTGFTLYQTRVGQEVRPPASSVPPLDRPASGAPAT from the coding sequence TTGACACAGCACTTTGTTGAGCTCACAGCACCGACGCGGCTCATGGCCAAGGTCGCGTTTGCCTGCTCGGCCGGCGTCGCCGGAGATGTTGTTCTTGTCCTTCCCAGAACGCCGGCTGAGGAAATCGGCCGTGTCCACCGACTGGTAGCGGCGGCTCGCAAGGCTCTTGGGGCAACATCGATACCCTTCCAGATCATGGAGATCGACGAGGCAATCCGCCTGGCAACGTCCGGGGATCCTTCCCGGACACTCGTGATCGACCTCGACCTCCTGCGTCACGAAGACATTGGCCTGCTCGAGTCCGCCTGTGGTTCGAGCTCGCAGGTAATTGGCTACAAACTCCATCAGAACCCTTCCAGAACATCGGCGGCCATCTTCGCCCGCGGCGACTCCAATTCCGCCCTTGCCGGGACGGTGGTGCGTCGGCTTACGGAGGCCGGGGTCGTGGACAGAACAAGCTTTGTCCACGTCACCCATGCAGGCCAGTCTGCGACCGTCGACGACAGCGTCCTTGAAGCGTATGGCAAGGTGAAGGCTGAACTGCCACAGGCCCGTCTCGCCATCGAACAGGCCGAGGACGACGTGGAATCCGCCATCGAACACTGTTCGCTTCAGTACGGCCTGCTTGTCCTTGGACTGCCACAGCACCCCGGAAAACACTCAGTGACCCAGCACCTGCTGGCACAGGTCACGGCAGGACTGCTCCGCACGACCACCGTGTTCGTCTACGCGCGCGGCGCAGAGGTTGAGCAGCTGTCGGCCACGACGAACGTCATCGAGCCCTGGATCCTCAAGAACACGTTTTCCCAGGACGAGTTTGCGGACATCGACCGGCTTCTCCAGGCCAAGCGTGACCGCCATGTGTCGATCTCCCTCGTCCTGCCGGCGCTCAATGAGGAGAAGACGGTTGGGCAGGTTATCGACGCCTTCAAGGGCCCACTGATGGACGAACGGCCGCTGCTCGACGAGATCATCCTCATGGACAGCGACAGTGGCGACAACACGCGCGCAATCGCGACCGCGCGCGGCATCCCCGTCTATATCCACCAGCAGGTGCGTCCGGACCTCGGAGCATATGCCGGCAAAGGCGAGGCGATGTGGAAAGCATTGTTTGTCGCAACAGGAGACATTCTGGTCTTCGTGGACACCGATCTGTCCAATCCCCACCCGTCATTTGTCACCGGACTTGTCGGTCCTCTTCTCCTGGACGAGCACCTGAACTTCATCAAGGGGTTCTACCGCAGGCCCGTGCGTGTCGTCAACGAGTTCGTGGAAGTAGGCGGCGGCCGTGTCACGGAGCTCACCGCGCGTCCCCTTCTGAACCTCTGGTATCCGGAACTAGGGGGGCTGTTCCAGCCACTTGCGGGGACCATCGCGGCACGCACCGGCATTCTGCGCGAGCTGCATTTCCTGACCGGCTATGGCGTCGAGATCGGGCATGTCATCGAATACTTCCACAAGTACGGCATCGATGGTCTGGCCCAATCGGAACTGGGCGAGATCGTGCACCGCAATCAACCCCTGGAAGCGCTGTCCAAGATGTCGTTCCAGGTCCTGGAAGCCTTCTTCCAGTTGTCGCATGGTCTCATGGCCACTGGCATGGCTGATCGCATGAACGGCATCCTGCGGCAACCCTTCCTTTCAGACACGGGTTTCACGCTCTACCAGACACGTGTCGGGCAGGAGGTGAGGCCTCCGGCGTCCTCGGTGCCACCTCTCGATCGTCCCGCTTCAGGCGCACCAGCAACCTGA
- a CDS encoding ABC transporter permease — translation MDNKRTPAQRKQVIRDNVAGWLFTLPSILVLLVFTFLPAFIVVGLSLFDTNLVGQMDFVGLGNFRQLLTSGDFWGSAWRTLYFTIGSVPVAVAISLLIAVLLNAKVRGRTFWRMGFFIPYITPLVATSIIWLYIFNPDYGMLNAALHFAGLPVSRWLTDTASAMPAMILYSTWHDIGFAVIIFMAALSKVPTELLEAAQIDGASGWRTFWHVTWPMISPSTYFVVIIYTISAFKMFTQVAVLTQGGPVDSTTTTGYYLYQQAFGQMHFGYAGAVSIGLFVIIFLLTMLQRKATGRKVFYG, via the coding sequence ATGGACAACAAACGTACGCCGGCACAACGAAAGCAGGTCATCCGCGACAACGTCGCCGGTTGGCTGTTTACGCTCCCTTCGATATTGGTGCTTCTAGTCTTCACCTTCCTTCCGGCGTTTATCGTCGTCGGTCTCAGCTTGTTCGACACCAACCTCGTCGGGCAGATGGACTTCGTGGGCCTCGGCAATTTCCGACAGCTGCTCACCTCGGGCGATTTCTGGGGTTCAGCGTGGAGGACGCTCTATTTCACGATAGGCAGTGTCCCGGTCGCGGTCGCCATCTCACTGCTCATCGCCGTGCTCCTCAATGCGAAGGTCCGAGGGCGGACGTTCTGGCGCATGGGGTTCTTCATCCCGTATATCACGCCGCTGGTCGCCACGTCCATCATCTGGCTCTATATCTTTAACCCTGACTATGGCATGCTCAATGCGGCACTGCACTTCGCGGGCCTGCCAGTCAGCAGGTGGCTGACTGATACGGCGTCGGCGATGCCCGCGATGATCCTCTACTCGACGTGGCATGACATCGGGTTCGCAGTCATCATCTTCATGGCCGCGCTGTCCAAGGTACCGACTGAACTCCTCGAGGCTGCACAGATCGACGGAGCAAGCGGATGGAGGACTTTTTGGCATGTGACGTGGCCCATGATCTCCCCTTCCACCTACTTCGTCGTGATCATCTACACCATCAGCGCCTTCAAGATGTTCACCCAGGTAGCTGTCCTGACGCAAGGGGGACCAGTGGACTCGACGACGACGACAGGCTACTACCTGTATCAGCAGGCCTTTGGGCAGATGCATTTCGGCTACGCCGGCGCAGTCTCCATAGGGCTGTTTGTCATCATCTTCCTCCTGACGATGCTCCAGCGCAAGGCGACCGGACGCAAGGTCTTCTATGGATGA
- a CDS encoding diacetylchitobiose deacetylase, giving the protein MARSWRPSRRSVLSPLHRVPNQGLPSPAHPPSERRPWTMNWNEFLPIPLIDSAQKYVVFQPHSDDAVWFAGGLLLKLAKAGKDVTLVTMTDGCLGSMDVSMTRDRLVAVRRDEDQRAGEAIGVAKHLYLSFHDGELPHCGETTTAMVRIIRQEQPDAVLAPDPWLTYEAHQDHLNCGWSAAESMIYCNLPLYLPELPPHDVRFIAFYLTGRPNQFVDISAENEVRLAALSLYRSQFTPETLEMATQYTTLKASDLGSTHGMQLAEAFKVLTPLHLHTSVDSETI; this is encoded by the coding sequence ATGGCAAGAAGTTGGAGGCCGTCAAGGCGCAGTGTGCTCTCACCACTGCATCGTGTCCCGAACCAGGGACTCCCTTCACCGGCACACCCACCATCTGAACGGAGGCCATGGACAATGAACTGGAATGAGTTCCTGCCGATCCCGCTCATCGATTCAGCACAGAAATACGTCGTGTTTCAACCACACTCCGACGATGCCGTCTGGTTCGCCGGGGGCCTCCTGCTCAAGCTGGCCAAGGCGGGCAAGGACGTCACGCTCGTTACGATGACCGACGGCTGTCTGGGCAGCATGGACGTCTCGATGACACGCGACCGCCTGGTCGCAGTCCGAAGGGATGAGGACCAGCGTGCCGGCGAGGCCATAGGGGTAGCCAAACACCTGTACCTGTCCTTCCATGATGGTGAGCTGCCGCACTGCGGGGAAACGACCACGGCGATGGTCCGCATCATCCGGCAGGAACAGCCGGACGCGGTGCTCGCCCCTGACCCCTGGCTGACGTATGAAGCCCACCAGGACCATCTGAATTGTGGATGGTCGGCGGCTGAGAGCATGATCTACTGCAACCTGCCCCTCTATCTCCCCGAACTGCCCCCTCACGACGTCCGCTTCATCGCGTTCTACCTCACCGGCAGGCCAAACCAGTTTGTCGACATCTCAGCCGAGAACGAGGTGAGGCTGGCAGCCCTCAGCCTGTACAGAAGCCAGTTCACCCCGGAGACGCTGGAAATGGCGACGCAGTACACCACCCTCAAGGCCTCAGACCTGGGCAGTACACATGGCATGCAGCTGGCAGAGGCTTTCAAGGTCCTGACCCCCCTCCACCTTCATACAAGCGTCGACTCGGAGACCATCTGA